A region from the Aegilops tauschii subsp. strangulata cultivar AL8/78 chromosome 5, Aet v6.0, whole genome shotgun sequence genome encodes:
- the LOC109786111 gene encoding uncharacterized protein — protein MPQNKVPKSKMGFFGVRAKPSGHFGVEFSDAGRRFWLGTYPIVHTGMRAYDMAVWHAGRPKTDLNFPEIETRADADMLEHPEYAQAELEFFWKCDAEQKKKEVKKEDEASLSTVILVESKSKDWGDSEKEDEGCDDPDKDEFWEQFKSSDEE, from the exons ATGCCGCAGAACAAGGTCCCGAAGAGCAAGATGGGGTTCTTCGGTGTGCGAGCGAAGCCATCTGGCCACTTCGGCGTCGAGTTCTCCGACGCCGGCCGCCGCTTCTGGCTCGGCACCTACCCCATCGTCCACACGGGCATGCGTGCCTATGACATGGCGGTGTGGCATGCTGGAAGGCCGAAGACGGACCTCAACTTCCCAGAGATCGAGACCCGGGCGGATGCGGATATGCTC GAGCATCCGGAGTATGCTCAGGCCGAGCTGGAGTTCTTCTGGAAGTGCGACGCCgagcagaagaagaaggaggtGAAGAAGGAGGACGAAGCCAGCCTCTCGACGGTGATCCTTGTCGAGTCTAAGTCGAAGGACTGGGGTGATTCGGAGAAGGAGGACGAGGGGTGCGATGACCCGGACAAGGATGAGTTCTGGGAGCAGTTCAAGAGCTCTGACGAGGAGTAG